Proteins encoded together in one Chloroflexota bacterium window:
- a CDS encoding NAD(P)-dependent oxidoreductase yields MQKMSTMVTGGNGLIGRRIVRELAERGEDVVSFDLAPATTPLDGVTYYRGDITQLPQILEACNSHAVSRIIHMAALLPPDTEDRPHFGMQVNIIGTNNIFEAARWCGIERVVYASSIAVYGVQDTFGERPVNEDDLPAPANVYGMTKAANDFAAARYRDLYGLDLRGIRICTVFGHGRVTGMTGMIGGLMVSLPAVGAPIDLPFHRDELSPMIHAEDAAQIFVRTALAERLNHPVYISGGHLCSVGDMADIVRGIVPDARITTGERRVPHIYLVDNSRMLADIGYEIAPLDARIREHINDARREAGFAPV; encoded by the coding sequence ATGCAAAAAATGTCAACAATGGTCACCGGCGGCAACGGACTTATTGGCAGGCGCATCGTGCGCGAGTTGGCGGAGCGCGGCGAGGATGTCGTTAGCTTCGACCTCGCGCCGGCTACGACTCCACTTGACGGCGTGACATACTACCGCGGCGACATAACGCAGCTGCCGCAGATTCTCGAAGCCTGCAACTCGCACGCCGTCAGCCGCATCATCCACATGGCGGCTTTGCTGCCGCCCGATACCGAAGACCGCCCGCACTTCGGCATGCAGGTGAACATCATCGGCACGAACAACATCTTCGAGGCGGCGCGTTGGTGCGGCATCGAGCGCGTGGTCTATGCCAGCTCCATCGCGGTCTATGGTGTGCAAGACACCTTTGGCGAGCGACCCGTCAACGAAGACGACCTGCCTGCGCCTGCAAACGTGTACGGCATGACCAAAGCTGCCAACGATTTCGCTGCCGCGCGTTACCGCGACCTGTACGGGCTGGACCTGCGCGGTATCCGCATCTGCACAGTGTTCGGGCATGGCAGAGTTACAGGTATGACCGGCATGATAGGCGGCCTGATGGTCTCGCTGCCCGCAGTCGGCGCGCCCATCGACCTGCCCTTCCACCGCGACGAACTATCGCCGATGATACACGCCGAAGACGCGGCGCAGATTTTCGTCCGCACCGCACTTGCCGAACGGCTCAACCATCCCGTCTATATCAGCGGCGGCCACCTGTGCAGCGTCGGCGACATGGCGGACATCGTGCGCGGCATTGTCCCGGATGCGCGAATCACCACCGGCGAGCGCCGAGTGCCGCATATCTACCTCGTGGACAACAGCCGCATGCTCGCCGACATCGGCTACGAAATCGCGCCGCTAGACGCCCGCATCCGAGAGCACATCAACGACGCCCGCCGCGAAGCCGGCTTCGCGCCCGTATGA
- a CDS encoding MBL fold metallo-hydrolase encodes MADKIRIGNVEIVFALDMIPPARPPDAFFEGIAAADWEPYQDILADGQIQLYYGHFFVRSMGKTVMVDTGMGPGPHPDRGNVRGDLLNAIRAQGANPEDIDIVAHTHLHADHVGWNIDHSGDTPKPYFPNARYLVPRLDWEHFTQPEPLAYSPQVRDSVIPLEDLGLMDLIDEGHQITDEMTTLDTPGHTPGHQVILISSQGERAMIVGDAIHSRVQIQEPDWCAGVDTSKPDSRSSRHSLLQRAEDESYIIAAGHFHPNDHIGKIIRSKGRRLWQAL; translated from the coding sequence ATGGCAGACAAAATCCGCATTGGCAACGTCGAAATAGTCTTCGCGTTGGACATGATTCCGCCTGCTCGTCCGCCGGACGCCTTCTTCGAAGGCATCGCCGCCGCCGACTGGGAGCCGTATCAGGACATACTTGCAGACGGGCAGATTCAGCTCTACTACGGGCATTTCTTCGTGCGCTCTATGGGCAAGACCGTGATGGTTGACACCGGCATGGGACCAGGCCCCCATCCTGACAGAGGTAATGTCAGGGGCGACCTGCTGAACGCCATCCGTGCGCAAGGTGCCAACCCTGAGGACATCGACATCGTGGCGCATACGCACCTGCACGCCGACCATGTGGGCTGGAACATTGACCACAGCGGCGATACGCCCAAGCCCTACTTCCCAAATGCGCGCTACCTCGTGCCGCGCCTCGACTGGGAACATTTCACGCAGCCGGAACCTCTCGCATATTCGCCGCAGGTGCGCGACAGTGTGATTCCCCTCGAAGACTTGGGCTTGATGGACCTCATCGACGAAGGTCATCAGATTACCGACGAGATGACCACTTTGGACACGCCCGGGCACACGCCCGGGCATCAGGTCATACTCATCAGCTCGCAGGGAGAGCGGGCGATGATAGTCGGCGACGCGATACACAGCAGAGTGCAGATACAAGAGCCGGACTGGTGCGCCGGCGTGGACACGAGCAAGCCGGACAGCCGCAGCAGCCGGCACTCCCTGCTGCAGCGCGCCGAAGACGAAAGCTACATCATAGCCGCGGGCCACTTCCACCCAAACGACCACATCGGCAAAATCATCCGCTCCAAAGGCCGCCGTCTCTGGCAAGCACTGTAA
- a CDS encoding PLP-dependent aminotransferase family protein produces the protein MMSMSSTPHNKPALPSLLISIPEGIIDLGWGHPSPRLHPIEALRRAAEIALADGSPVPLQYGAPQGYGPLIHSLTEFLSAQSSYPDGVSPNELFLTAGASQAIDHATTLFTQVGDTVFVEEPTYYLIQSIFEDHGLNVVGVPTDGDGLRPDALESMLQSPDVPRPKMLYIIPTYQNPSGSVLPADRRERLVELAQRYGFVVIADEVYHLLHYGEPPPPPIASLDDSADGCVISLGSFSKILGPGLRTGWMHARPAIIQRFANAGLTISGGGLNHFTSTLVHAVVEQGMLSDNIALLRRTYGERVSAMSAALREQLGDVVEFTAPGGGYFFWLTFNDGTNADALLPIAQECGVNYRPGTAFSASGAFPNAIRLAFALYEPDTLTEGIRRIAEAHKALRDI, from the coding sequence ATGATGTCCATGTCTTCTACGCCTCATAACAAACCCGCGCTGCCGTCGCTGCTAATCTCCATCCCAGAAGGCATCATCGACCTTGGATGGGGGCATCCGTCGCCGCGATTGCATCCTATCGAAGCCCTGCGCCGTGCCGCTGAAATCGCGCTCGCGGACGGCTCGCCGGTACCACTGCAATACGGTGCGCCGCAAGGCTATGGACCGCTCATCCACTCGCTCACGGAGTTCCTGTCTGCGCAGAGTTCGTATCCCGATGGAGTATCGCCGAACGAGCTGTTTCTCACGGCGGGCGCGTCGCAGGCGATAGACCACGCCACCACGCTGTTCACGCAGGTCGGCGACACCGTGTTCGTCGAAGAGCCGACCTATTACCTGATTCAGAGCATCTTCGAGGATCACGGGCTGAATGTCGTGGGCGTGCCGACGGACGGCGACGGACTGCGTCCGGACGCGCTCGAATCGATGCTGCAATCTCCGGATGTGCCGCGTCCCAAGATGCTGTACATCATCCCAACATACCAGAATCCGAGCGGCAGCGTACTGCCAGCCGACCGCCGTGAACGCCTTGTCGAACTGGCGCAGCGGTACGGCTTCGTCGTCATCGCGGACGAAGTGTATCACCTGCTGCACTACGGCGAGCCCCCACCGCCGCCAATCGCGTCCCTCGACGATTCTGCGGACGGCTGCGTCATATCGCTCGGTTCGTTCTCTAAGATACTCGGTCCGGGCTTGCGCACCGGCTGGATGCACGCGCGCCCGGCGATAATTCAGCGATTCGCCAATGCGGGCTTGACCATCAGCGGCGGCGGGCTGAACCACTTCACGTCCACGCTAGTCCACGCGGTCGTAGAGCAGGGCATGCTGTCCGACAACATCGCCCTATTGCGGCGCACATACGGCGAGCGCGTATCCGCGATGAGCGCGGCGCTGCGAGAGCAGCTGGGTGATGTCGTTGAGTTCACCGCGCCCGGCGGCGGCTACTTCTTCTGGCTAACCTTCAACGATGGTACGAACGCGGACGCCTTGCTGCCCATAGCGCAAGAATGCGGCGTAAACTACCGGCCGGGCACCGCATTCTCCGCATCCGGCGCCTTCCCCAACGCCATCCGCCTAGCCTTCGCCCTCTACGAACCGGACACCCTGACAGAAGGCATAAGGCGCATCGCAGAAGCGCATAAGGCGCTGAGGGACATTTGA
- a CDS encoding DUF423 domain-containing protein, translating to MPRTIIAIAAIFGLLAVIAGAAGTHALRDTFDADALRTFETAARFQMYHALALLAAGLLALRWQTRALTISAALFTLGTILFSGSLYILALSGIGIFGAVAPVGGLCLMAGWASLIVATLRPK from the coding sequence ATGCCTCGCACTATAATCGCAATCGCCGCCATCTTTGGGCTGCTCGCCGTCATAGCGGGCGCGGCGGGAACGCATGCGCTGCGCGACACGTTTGATGCGGACGCGCTCCGCACCTTCGAGACTGCGGCGCGCTTTCAGATGTACCATGCCCTCGCGCTGCTTGCCGCCGGGCTGCTGGCGCTGCGCTGGCAGACGCGCGCGCTCACCATATCCGCAGCGCTCTTCACGCTAGGCACGATACTATTCAGCGGCAGCCTGTACATACTCGCGCTGTCCGGCATCGGCATCTTCGGCGCGGTCGCTCCGGTGGGCGGTCTGTGCCTTATGGCGGGCTGGGCTTCGCTTATCGTCGCCACGCTTCGCCCAAAATAA
- a CDS encoding PQQ-dependent sugar dehydrogenase, protein MRVERVFPNLSFKRAVGMAYPDDGGNQLFVLLQPGIIMTFANDQNVETASIFLDIRERVSDRGNEEGLLGLAFDPDFNANGYFYVYYSATNPRRSVLSRFTAHSIGSIANADSERIIMEIEQPYSNHNGGQIAFGPEGYLYIGLGDGGSRGDPQGNGQSLSTLLGSILRIDVSMLDESGSYSIPADNPFIGSEGVKREIWAYGIRNPWRFSFDRESGELWMADVGQNRLEEVNIVSRGLNYGWNTMEGSSCFKPSRGCDVQGLEMPIAEYGREDGCSVTGGYVYRGKRLPSLYGAYIYGDFCSGKIWALRYDGAKITEHLEIVDSRLEISSFGEEQAGEIFILSFDGGIYRLIPPDS, encoded by the coding sequence ATGAGAGTCGAGCGAGTTTTTCCGAATCTGTCCTTCAAGCGCGCGGTCGGGATGGCTTACCCAGACGACGGCGGCAATCAACTGTTCGTCTTGCTTCAGCCCGGAATTATAATGACATTTGCCAACGACCAGAATGTGGAAACGGCAAGCATCTTCTTGGATATCCGCGAGCGCGTAAGCGACAGGGGCAATGAGGAAGGGCTGCTCGGGCTTGCGTTCGACCCGGACTTCAACGCCAACGGTTATTTCTATGTGTATTACTCGGCGACGAATCCCCGGAGGTCTGTGCTATCTCGATTTACGGCGCACTCCATCGGCAGCATTGCGAATGCGGACAGCGAGCGCATCATTATGGAAATTGAGCAGCCTTATTCCAATCACAACGGAGGACAAATAGCGTTCGGTCCCGAGGGATACCTTTACATCGGTCTTGGCGACGGCGGCAGTCGGGGCGACCCACAAGGCAACGGTCAGAGCTTGTCCACACTGCTCGGCTCCATTCTTCGCATAGATGTGAGCATGCTAGACGAAAGCGGTTCGTACTCCATTCCGGCGGACAATCCGTTTATCGGCAGCGAGGGGGTGAAGAGAGAGATATGGGCGTATGGGATCAGGAATCCGTGGCGTTTCTCGTTCGACAGGGAGAGCGGCGAGTTATGGATGGCGGATGTGGGGCAGAATAGACTCGAGGAGGTGAACATCGTCAGTCGTGGGCTGAACTACGGCTGGAACACGATGGAAGGCAGTTCGTGCTTCAAGCCCAGTCGTGGCTGCGATGTTCAAGGGCTTGAAATGCCCATAGCCGAATATGGCAGAGAGGATGGATGCTCAGTAACGGGCGGATATGTCTATCGTGGCAAGAGGCTGCCTTCGCTGTATGGCGCTTACATCTACGGAGACTTCTGCAGCGGGAAGATTTGGGCGCTGCGATACGACGGCGCGAAAATCACCGAGCATCTCGAAATTGTGGACAGCAGGCTGGAAATATCATCATTTGGCGAAGAGCAGGCTGGAGAAATTTTTATCCTGTCTTTCGACGGCGGCATCTATCGACTAATTCCACCTGACTCATAG